In the genome of Flavivirga spongiicola, one region contains:
- a CDS encoding permease, producing the protein MFDWILHIADWLVFEVLKMKKGEHLSEALNFFIYDTTKILILLFVVIFLMGIVNSYFPIDKVKNYLSRNKLYGLEYLMSSLFGVVTPFCSCSSVPLFIGFVKGGIPLGVTFAFLITSPLVNEVAIGLFIALFGLKTTIIYVISGVLLGTISGIILQKLNLEHFLTPWAKEVLVNAQQEEAVFKAEKTSFLNRLPIIWNEMLKILKGIIPYVLVGIAIGGLMHGYIPEGFFEKYMAKDNHFAVPLATITAVPMYMNASGVLPVVQVLVSKGIPLGTAIAFMMGVVGLSLPEAMLLKKVMTLKLIAIFFGVVTLCIIISGYVFNSIL; encoded by the coding sequence ATGTTCGACTGGATTCTACATATAGCAGATTGGTTGGTCTTTGAAGTATTGAAAATGAAAAAAGGAGAGCATTTGTCTGAAGCTTTAAACTTTTTTATTTACGATACAACAAAGATTTTAATACTTCTTTTTGTAGTTATCTTTTTAATGGGCATAGTAAACAGTTACTTCCCGATAGATAAAGTTAAAAACTACTTATCAAGAAATAAATTGTATGGTTTAGAATACCTTATGTCAAGTCTTTTTGGAGTTGTTACACCATTTTGTTCCTGTTCATCTGTTCCATTATTCATTGGGTTTGTAAAAGGTGGTATTCCTTTAGGTGTAACATTTGCTTTTTTAATTACATCTCCTTTAGTAAATGAAGTTGCTATTGGTTTGTTTATAGCTTTATTCGGTTTAAAAACAACAATCATTTATGTCATTAGCGGCGTTTTGCTAGGAACCATCTCTGGCATCATTCTTCAAAAATTAAACTTAGAACATTTTTTAACACCTTGGGCAAAAGAAGTATTAGTAAATGCGCAACAAGAAGAAGCTGTTTTTAAAGCTGAAAAAACTTCTTTTTTAAATCGTTTACCTATAATATGGAATGAAATGCTTAAAATTCTTAAAGGCATCATTCCTTATGTTTTGGTTGGTATTGCTATTGGTGGTTTAATGCATGGTTACATTCCAGAAGGTTTTTTTGAAAAATATATGGCCAAAGACAATCATTTTGCTGTTCCATTAGCAACTATCACGGCAGTTCCAATGTATATGAATGCTTCAGGTGTTTTACCTGTCGTTCAGGTATTAGTAAGCAAAGGTATTCCATTAGGTACTGCAATTGCCTTTATGATGGGAGTTGTTGGCTTATCTTTACCAGAAGCTATGTTGCTTAAAAAAGTAATGACCTTAAAACTTATTGCCATTTTTTTTGGAGTCGTGACACTTTGTATCATTATTTCGGGTTACGTATTTAATAGCATATTATAA
- a CDS encoding thioredoxin family protein, with the protein MMTKVIKVLGTGCPKCKSMTRLVQEIVSENNIDATIEKVEDIMEIMTFNIMTTPALVIDNEITIKGRVPSKDEVLSLLKPENNSTSKSSCSQDNCC; encoded by the coding sequence ATGATGACTAAAGTAATTAAAGTATTAGGAACAGGATGCCCAAAATGTAAATCAATGACAAGGCTGGTTCAAGAGATCGTTTCAGAAAACAATATTGATGCAACTATCGAGAAAGTAGAAGACATTATGGAAATAATGACGTTTAACATAATGACTACTCCTGCTTTGGTAATAGATAATGAAATCACAATTAAGGGTAGAGTTCCCTCTAAAGATGAAGTTTTATCTTTATTAAAACCAGAAAACAACAGTACATCCAAAAGTTCCTGTTCTCAAGATAACTGCTGCTAA
- a CDS encoding ArsR/SmtB family transcription factor, whose translation MKRSLEQIDYKEGTEALAIFAKALSHPTRIAILKHLDKQSCCYTGDLVHVFPLAQSTISQHLKELKNAGLIQGELNPPKIKYCIDQENWKIAKTLFQQFFD comes from the coding sequence GTGAAGAGAAGCTTAGAACAAATTGATTACAAAGAAGGTACAGAAGCATTGGCAATTTTTGCAAAAGCTTTATCTCACCCTACACGTATTGCTATACTCAAACATCTAGATAAGCAATCTTGTTGTTATACAGGAGATTTGGTTCATGTATTTCCATTAGCACAATCAACAATTTCTCAACATCTAAAAGAATTAAAAAATGCAGGTTTAATTCAAGGGGAATTAAACCCGCCCAAAATAAAATATTGTATCGATCAGGAAAACTGGAAAATAGCGAAAACACTATTTCAACAATTTTTTGATTGA
- a CDS encoding alpha/beta fold hydrolase → MKSLYKSEFGKKEILNLYNQKLNELKIKYELKLIDTHFGKTNIIIVGDSTKPPLILIHGSNGCAPIALETYPTLSKKFQVYAIDVLAQPNKSSETRLSMKDNSYGLWINDLIDQLKLKKVTMAGFSFGGLIILKTLIQNENNIKEVFLSAPAFIVNGNPLVALFKIFIPMKLYIKTQNNKYLEKFLKVLFTEKDAFALKYLSKVFLHFKMDFTPVPIIKKEEAKLIKTPITIVAAKKDIMFPGIKMIKRTNKIFPSLKNTVLLESSKHVQNRTDNSKIEKLILKE, encoded by the coding sequence ATGAAATCATTATACAAATCAGAATTTGGAAAAAAAGAAATACTAAATCTTTATAATCAAAAATTAAATGAATTAAAAATAAAATATGAACTCAAACTCATTGATACTCATTTTGGAAAAACCAACATTATTATAGTAGGAGATTCAACAAAACCACCATTAATATTAATTCACGGGTCAAATGGGTGCGCTCCGATTGCTTTAGAAACTTACCCTACCCTTTCCAAAAAATTTCAAGTATATGCTATTGATGTGCTAGCACAACCAAATAAAAGTTCCGAAACTAGATTAAGCATGAAAGATAATAGTTATGGTTTATGGATAAACGATCTCATAGATCAGTTAAAATTAAAAAAAGTAACTATGGCTGGTTTCTCATTCGGTGGATTAATAATTCTCAAAACTTTGATTCAGAATGAAAACAATATCAAAGAAGTGTTTTTATCAGCTCCTGCATTTATTGTAAATGGAAATCCCCTTGTTGCACTATTTAAGATATTTATTCCTATGAAGCTGTATATAAAAACACAAAACAATAAATATCTTGAAAAGTTCTTGAAAGTACTTTTTACGGAAAAAGATGCATTTGCTCTTAAATACTTATCTAAAGTGTTTTTGCATTTTAAAATGGATTTTACTCCAGTTCCAATAATAAAGAAAGAGGAGGCAAAATTAATTAAGACTCCAATAACCATAGTTGCTGCAAAAAAGGATATCATGTTTCCAGGAATCAAAATGATTAAACGCACAAACAAAATTTTTCCTTCCTTAAAAAATACTGTTTTACTAGAAAGCTCGAAACACGTCCAAAATAGAACCGATAATAGTAAAATAGAAAAGTTGATATTAAAAGAATAA